Proteins from a single region of Streptomyces sp. TN58:
- a CDS encoding PRC-barrel domain-containing protein, protein MTEHVWSYKSTSGHLAGTDLTGYKVEATDGSIGKVDKHSDEVGDAYLVVDTGVWIFGKEVLLPASTVVSIDPEERIVYVDRTKGQIKDAPEFHREKHLGDRDYHQELGTYYATTRIGLPPL, encoded by the coding sequence GTGACTGAGCATGTGTGGAGTTACAAGTCGACCTCGGGCCACCTGGCCGGCACCGACCTGACCGGCTACAAGGTCGAGGCGACCGACGGCAGCATCGGCAAGGTGGACAAGCACTCCGACGAGGTCGGTGACGCCTACCTGGTCGTGGACACCGGCGTCTGGATCTTCGGCAAGGAGGTGCTGCTGCCGGCGAGCACCGTCGTCAGCATCGACCCGGAGGAGCGGATCGTGTACGTGGACCGCACCAAGGGCCAGATCAAGGACGCGCCCGAGTTCCACCGCGAGAAGCACCTCGGCGACCGGGACTACCACCAGGAACTGGGCACCTACTACGCCACCACCCGTATCGGGCTCCCGCCGCTCTGA
- a CDS encoding HAD family hydrolase, whose amino-acid sequence MIRPIELVIFDCDGVLVDTERVATRVQVALGAELGWPLTEGDVIDLFIGRSNASVREQVAARLGEGTADVWAKRFERLHREAVDAGLAPVEGLPEALDAITLPTCVASSGSHEKMRHTLGRTGLYDRFVGRIYSATEVARGKPAPDLFLYAAQRMGVDPGSCVVVEDSRPGVEAARAAGMRAFGFGGGMTPPERLEGPGTRVFHDMRDLPALLAAG is encoded by the coding sequence ATGATCAGGCCGATTGAACTCGTCATCTTCGACTGCGACGGCGTCCTCGTCGACACCGAGCGCGTCGCGACGCGCGTCCAGGTCGCGTTGGGGGCGGAGCTGGGGTGGCCGCTCACCGAGGGCGATGTGATCGACCTGTTCATCGGGCGGTCCAACGCGTCGGTGCGGGAGCAGGTCGCGGCCCGGCTCGGCGAGGGGACGGCCGACGTGTGGGCGAAGCGGTTCGAGCGGCTGCACCGCGAGGCGGTGGACGCCGGCCTGGCCCCCGTCGAGGGGCTTCCCGAGGCGCTTGACGCGATCACCCTGCCGACCTGTGTCGCCTCCAGCGGCTCCCACGAGAAGATGCGCCACACCCTGGGCCGCACCGGGCTCTACGACCGCTTCGTGGGCCGCATATACAGCGCCACGGAGGTGGCGCGCGGCAAGCCGGCCCCTGACCTCTTCCTGTACGCGGCGCAGCGGATGGGCGTCGACCCGGGGTCGTGCGTGGTGGTGGAGGACAGCCGTCCGGGTGTGGAAGCGGCCCGCGCCGCCGGGATGCGGGCCTTCGGTTTCGGGGGCGGGATGACCCCGCCGGAACGGCTCGAAGGGCCGGGGACGCGGGTGTTCCACGACATGCGCGACCTGCCCGCTCTCCTCGCGGCGGGATGA
- the nadE gene encoding ammonia-dependent NAD(+) synthetase, whose translation MTDQASISLQQQIARDLQVSASFDAREEIERRVAFLADRLVSTGLRSLVLGISGGVDSTTAGRLCQLAVERVRAAGHEAVFFAMRLPYGVQADESDAQLALEFIRPDRVLTVDVKASSDAALEAVLAGGTVFRDEHQQDFVHGNIKARQRMIAQYAVAGAHAGLVVGTDHAAEAVSGFFTKFGDGAADVVPLTGLTKRRVRATAEALGAPSALIWKTPTADLETLKPGLADEEALGVTYDDIDDVLEGKPVDAAALDIIVKRYHATEHKRQLPIAP comes from the coding sequence GTGACCGACCAGGCGTCCATATCCCTGCAGCAGCAGATCGCCCGGGACCTCCAGGTGAGCGCGTCCTTCGACGCCCGGGAGGAGATCGAGCGCCGCGTCGCCTTCCTCGCCGACCGGCTGGTCTCCACCGGCCTGCGCTCGCTGGTCCTGGGCATCAGCGGCGGTGTGGACTCCACGACCGCCGGCCGGCTGTGCCAGCTCGCGGTCGAGCGGGTGCGTGCCGCCGGGCACGAGGCGGTGTTCTTCGCGATGCGGCTGCCGTACGGTGTCCAGGCGGACGAGTCGGACGCGCAGTTGGCGCTGGAGTTCATCCGGCCCGACCGGGTCCTGACCGTCGACGTGAAGGCGTCGAGCGACGCCGCCCTGGAGGCGGTGCTGGCGGGCGGCACGGTCTTCCGCGACGAGCACCAGCAGGACTTCGTCCACGGCAACATCAAGGCCCGTCAGCGCATGATCGCCCAGTACGCGGTGGCGGGCGCGCACGCGGGGCTGGTGGTGGGCACGGACCACGCCGCCGAAGCGGTGTCCGGCTTCTTCACCAAGTTCGGCGACGGTGCGGCCGACGTGGTCCCGCTCACCGGCCTGACCAAGCGCCGGGTGCGGGCGACGGCGGAGGCGCTGGGCGCGCCGTCCGCGCTGATCTGGAAGACGCCGACCGCCGACCTGGAGACGCTGAAGCCGGGTCTGGCCGACGAGGAGGCGCTCGGCGTCACCTATGACGACATCGACGACGTCCTGGAGGGCAAGCCGGTCGACGCGGCCGCCCTCGACATCATCGTCAAGCGCTACCACGCCACCGAGCACAAGCGGCAGCTGCCGATCGCTCCCTGA
- a CDS encoding YfbM family protein gives MSMIGQYLRLTPAELDRASRDPDWAAEHTHGLYDRDDPAARSRVHETDKAWHALDFLLTRRGFPVDVVFGEAAMPWPEGQDWGYGPPRLLTADRVRAAADALDDPAYAPDVLADGVSPADLAAANVYPQIVWERGEEPAWVASYWAALGAWLRTAARDGDALLVWIS, from the coding sequence ATGAGCATGATCGGGCAGTACCTCCGCCTCACCCCCGCCGAACTCGACCGAGCCTCGCGCGACCCGGACTGGGCGGCCGAGCACACGCACGGGCTGTACGACCGTGACGACCCGGCCGCTCGATCCCGCGTTCACGAGACCGACAAGGCCTGGCACGCCCTGGACTTCCTGCTGACCCGGCGCGGCTTCCCGGTGGACGTGGTCTTCGGGGAGGCCGCGATGCCCTGGCCGGAGGGCCAGGACTGGGGCTACGGGCCGCCCCGGCTGCTGACCGCGGACCGGGTGCGGGCCGCCGCGGACGCCCTGGACGACCCCGCCTACGCCCCCGACGTCCTGGCCGACGGCGTCAGCCCGGCCGACCTGGCCGCGGCGAACGTCTACCCGCAGATCGTCTGGGAGCGGGGCGAGGAGCCGGCCTGGGTCGCGTCCTACTGGGCCGCCCTGGGGGCCTGGCTGCGTACGGCCGCCCGCGACGGGGACGCCCTGCTGGTCTGGATCTCCTGA
- a CDS encoding IclR family transcriptional regulator — translation MSTHAARPSPEGRPAPPALECVHRALRVLEVVNRHAGGVNLTQIARETKLPQLVLTRAVEQLVRADLATPIGPDAYAAGHALLPGETDGAEGRGHLRETLAWVRDAVGAAVYVARYTDGEVAITQYADGPAAPVVEEWVDFRAAAHASALGKALLAQLDHEERRDHLSRHPLTPFTTHTLTSQQVLFLQLDGRPPDTPLLDLQEYALGTVCAAVPITAGRNPECVALSIPVPDPGRLKQAARILQSEAAAVLLALIVAGSTRPAARRPEDPILSTSA, via the coding sequence CTGTCGACCCATGCGGCCCGCCCGTCCCCCGAAGGACGCCCCGCCCCGCCGGCGCTGGAATGCGTCCACCGGGCCCTGCGCGTCCTGGAAGTCGTCAACCGCCACGCGGGCGGGGTGAACCTGACCCAGATCGCCCGTGAGACGAAGCTGCCGCAGCTGGTCCTCACCCGGGCCGTCGAACAGCTGGTCCGCGCGGATCTCGCGACGCCGATCGGACCGGACGCCTATGCCGCCGGCCACGCCCTGCTGCCGGGCGAGACGGACGGGGCGGAGGGCCGTGGGCATCTGCGCGAGACCCTGGCCTGGGTGCGCGACGCGGTCGGCGCCGCCGTCTACGTCGCCCGCTACACCGACGGCGAGGTCGCCATCACCCAGTACGCGGACGGCCCGGCCGCACCCGTCGTCGAGGAGTGGGTCGACTTCCGCGCCGCCGCCCACGCCTCCGCGCTCGGCAAGGCGCTACTGGCCCAACTGGACCACGAGGAGCGGCGCGACCACCTGTCCCGCCACCCGCTCACGCCCTTCACCACCCACACCCTGACCAGTCAGCAGGTCCTCTTCCTGCAACTCGACGGACGCCCGCCCGACACGCCCCTCCTCGACCTCCAGGAGTACGCCCTCGGCACGGTGTGCGCGGCGGTGCCGATCACCGCCGGCCGCAACCCCGAATGCGTGGCCCTGTCCATCCCCGTCCCCGACCCCGGCCGGCTGAAGCAGGCCGCACGGATCCTGCAGAGCGAGGCGGCCGCGGTCCTGCTCGCCCTGATCGTCGCCGGCAGCACCCGGCCCGCGGCCCGCAGGCCGGAGGACCCCATCCTGTCCACCTCCGCCTGA
- a CDS encoding RNA polymerase sigma factor has translation MNEGELDPSGDRAVSSELAGVLPVEFTAFHSQQHRAYLRYAHLQLGNPKDAEEVVDDVFTFLLKVWRQALKEASLHGFAWAVLREHVERRLVVLGRQVAMVETAWFAALRRSSRERLELLESKLGLYAAIASLSERQYDVVLLAFLLGNDCDTVARMMGISPATVRSHIRGARRTLSRKLGVDRIPGEEKDQ, from the coding sequence ATGAACGAAGGAGAACTCGACCCGTCCGGAGACCGCGCCGTCTCCAGTGAACTGGCCGGAGTGCTGCCGGTGGAGTTCACCGCTTTCCACTCCCAGCAGCACCGTGCCTATCTGCGGTACGCCCACCTGCAGTTGGGCAATCCCAAGGACGCCGAGGAAGTCGTCGACGACGTGTTCACCTTCCTGCTGAAGGTGTGGCGCCAGGCGCTGAAGGAGGCGAGCCTGCACGGTTTCGCCTGGGCGGTGCTGCGCGAGCACGTGGAGCGGCGGCTGGTCGTGCTGGGCCGGCAGGTGGCCATGGTGGAGACGGCCTGGTTCGCCGCCCTGCGCCGCTCCTCCCGGGAACGGCTGGAGCTGCTGGAGTCCAAACTCGGCCTGTACGCGGCGATCGCGAGCCTGTCCGAGCGGCAGTACGACGTGGTGCTGCTGGCCTTCCTGCTGGGCAACGACTGCGACACGGTCGCCCGGATGATGGGGATCTCCCCCGCCACCGTCCGATCGCACATCCGCGGCGCACGCCGAACCCTGTCCCGCAAACTCGGGGTGGACCGGATCCCCGGAGAGGAGAAGGACCAGTGA
- a CDS encoding response regulator transcription factor: MRVLVVEDERRLAVALQRGLQSEGFSVDLAHDGPQGLWMATEHHYDLIVLDIMLPGLNGYRVCAKLRAAGNESGILMLTAKDGEYDEAEALDTGADDFLSKPFSYLVLVARLRALGRRTGGRRPQVLRFGDLLIDPARRTCSRGATEIRLTAREFAILEYLGRRSGEVVSKRDILEQVWDAAFDGDPNVVEVHVSAVRRKVDAPFGRAALETVRGAGYRLAADGG; encoded by the coding sequence ATGCGCGTACTGGTGGTGGAGGACGAACGGCGGCTCGCCGTGGCACTGCAACGGGGGCTGCAGTCGGAGGGGTTCTCGGTGGACCTGGCCCACGACGGCCCCCAGGGGCTGTGGATGGCCACCGAGCACCACTACGACCTGATCGTCCTCGACATCATGCTCCCCGGGCTGAACGGCTACCGGGTCTGCGCGAAGCTGCGAGCGGCCGGCAACGAGTCGGGGATCCTGATGCTCACGGCCAAGGACGGCGAGTACGACGAGGCGGAGGCGCTGGACACCGGCGCCGACGACTTCCTGTCGAAGCCGTTCTCCTACCTGGTGCTGGTCGCCCGGCTGCGGGCGCTCGGTCGGCGTACGGGTGGCCGGCGCCCGCAGGTGCTGCGCTTCGGGGACCTGCTGATCGATCCGGCCCGGCGCACCTGCTCCCGTGGTGCTACGGAGATCCGGCTGACCGCCCGGGAGTTCGCGATCCTGGAGTATTTGGGCCGCCGGTCCGGCGAGGTGGTGTCCAAGCGGGACATCCTGGAGCAGGTGTGGGACGCGGCCTTCGACGGTGACCCCAACGTGGTGGAGGTGCACGTCAGCGCGGTCCGCCGCAAGGTCGACGCCCCGTTCGGGCGGGCCGCGCTGGAGACCGTGCGGGGCGCCGGATACCGGCTGGCGGCCGACGGTGGCTGA